The window ACGTGCACTGGGATGACATCATCGGCTTGCAGGCCGCCAAGCGATTAGTCAAAGAGGCTGTCGTCTACCCTATTAAGGTAGCGCCCCTCCGCCTGCTCTGGTATTTCACCTACCGCCCTggacccaggcccaggccagggACATTTCTTAACCTGACACTTAATCCATACTTGAATACCAGCCAATCACCAACTAAtacacaccctccatcacagTGATGACGACAAATATGGGGCCGcatcttgacacacacacacacacacagatgcatggAGGAACACCACACTCTAGAACATGGATCATCGCTATTTGAGGATTTCTAGGATGTGACTGTTTaatactctcctcctcctctcctctcctctcctcgttgtccttcctcctctcctctcatctcctccttgtccttcctcctctcctctcctccttgtccttcctcctctcctccttgtccttcctcctctcctctcctccttgtccttcctcctctcctctcctccttgtccttcctcctctcctctcctccttgtccttcctcctctcctctcctcagtatCCTCAGTTGTTTACGGGGATCCTGTCTCCATGGAAAGGTCTGCTGCTTTTCGGTCCACCaggtgagaccccccccccccccccttccttctcctccctccaccctcttcctcctcttcacctcctttcCTTCTTCTGTTCTTCaccgctcctctctccctctccctcctctttaggTACAGGGAAAACTCTGCTGGCCAAGGCTGTAGCTACCGAGTGTAACACCACCTTCTTCAACATCTCCGCCTCCAGCATCGTCAGCAAGTGGAGAGGAGACTCCGAGAAGctggtcagggtgagggtctCGTCCCACTGCACGGTGCCCACGTTtaggatatacacacacacacacaaacactgttgtgTGCTCATGCAGGTGCTGTTTGAGCTGGCTCGGTACCACGCCCCCTCCACCATCTTCCTTGATGAGCTGGAGTCAGTTATGGGCCAGAGGACTGGacaggggtgagacagggaggtgatATGTGGGAATGCagagtggaggctgggggagattGGAGGGGTTTAGAACATGGACCAAACTTTGTTCTTCCCTActcttcccccccttccctatttcctttcccctcctccctactgtctcccccctctttgtGTCATGTTACCTTGTGTCCTGTCTCCTAGAGGAGAGCATGAGGGCAGTAGGAGGATGAAAACAGAGCTGCTGGTCCAGATGGATGGTCTGGCTCGTTCTGATGACCTGGTGTTTGTTCTGGCCGCATCCAACCTGCCCTGGTGAGAACCCAggcctctctacctccttcctccctcattctctctctcactcctccacttctctttccgctgtccttctccctccctccctccctccctctctcagggagCTAGATCATGCCATGCTGCGACGGTTAGAGAAGAGGATTCTGGTTGGTCTTCCCTCCTGTCCAGCCCGTCAGGCCATGATCTCTCATTGGTTGCCGCCAGTCAGCTGCACAGGAGGGGTGGAGCTACGCACGGATCTGACCTATGAGATGCTGGCACAGGTATGAGTGAGCGTTTGTTTCTACATCCCAGACGAGGATCTCGGATGTAATGATCCATCCCTGGAAGTAAGGACATATGTGTTTCCTTTCTAGTTGAGCAGTGGTATTTCCTGTCTGTGTTTAAGGATACTTCCTGTTTACGTTCCAGGAGACAGAGGGCTACTCAGGTTCAGACATTCGGCTGGTGTGTAAAGAGGCTGCTATGAGGCCGGTACGCAAGATCTTTGATGCTCTGGAGTCCCACCAGGAGGGTAAGaccaacagacaggcagggagacagacagatagacagacagacaggcagggagacagacaagcagatggGCCTTATCTGactgttctctgttctctcaGGGAAGTCAGACATGCCTGTGATCGAGTTGGAAACCGTGACAACGGAAGACTTCCTGGAGGTTATCACTCACTCTAAGCCCTCAGCCCGCAGCCTGACTGACAGGTACAGCGCCTGGGAGACGGAGTACGAGTCTGTCTGAAAACACACGCGTACagaacacacacgtgtacagaacacacacgtgtacaggaCACACATGCATCCCAACCTGGTTCCTCTGGGAGTTCTCCCTTGTATATACTCATaatctgtgtatatatatttataattatATTGAAGGTGTTCGCAGTTCCATTGCTCTGCTCAACCAAACACAATGAGCAACACTCAGTTTTGTCGTTTTattaaaacacaaaaataaaatgttcatGATTCAATATTCTAGTTTGACACATTATGCATTCCtcatgacaaacacacaaacagaacaagCTGGCAGCTAGTCATCAGGCTGGCTGCCCTGGGAGGAAGGTTATATGAGATGGAGCACTGTTCCGCTGGCCGGAGGAGGGGTGTCCTGGAAGTGGAGGTTAGCTGACTGGAGAAGGAGTGTTCTGGAGGTGGAACTGACCTGGTTCTGGGGAGGGCTGTTCTGGAGTTGAAGGTGagctggctggaggaggggtATTCTAGAGGTGAGCTTGTTCGAAGCAGGACGGATGAACAGCACTTGAAAGGGAGGGTAAGTTAGAGGCTTAGCTAGACCAGGTCAGCTGGTTAGTTATACCAGATGATAGGGAGCTGGCCATCTAGACCAGGTGATGAAGGATGTGGTCTACAGCCTGGACAAAGTCATCACAGGTCAGATATGGAGGAGGGGAAATCTTCTCATCACCCTCCCTGTATTTACCTGCAGGAGACACAGCTCATAGTCACACATTTGTGCATGTCACAGGacatggcacaaacacacagaatatAGAGTCTCTCACCAGTTTTAACTAGGATTCCCTTCATGCCTGCCTTCTGGGCACCGCCAACATCGTCCCGTGCGTCCTATAGAGGCACAAACAAGAAGTGTTCAACCTCTATAGGGTCGGGCACAGTGTTACtcccaggaagggagggaggagtgcacATTTCTAGTGTCTTCAAACGTGGCCCCGGGCGTGAGCAGACCACTCACGTCTCCTATCATGATGGCGTCCTCAGGGCTGCAGCCCAGCTCTCGGAGAGCCTCCAGGAAGAAGCTCTGCTCAGGTTTGCCCACCACCTCCGCCTGCCGCTCTGTGGCGTACTCTAGTCCCGCCACAAACGGACCGGGCCCCAGCGCCAGCCCGTCCTGCCGGCGGTAGTACCGGGCCTTGTGAATGGCTATGAGGGAggcaccctccagaaccagcctgagggagggagggagggagggagggagggagggagggagggagggagggagggagggagggagggagggagggagggagggagggagggagggagggagggagggagggaaagcaaGAGGGGGATagatgaagagggaggaaaaaggaaaaagaaaacattgTGATAGTCAACCATGTGAGGTCAGCTACATTGTTAGAGTTACCTGAAGGCCTTGTTCAGTGTCTGGTAGTTGAAGTGTTCGGGTGCTAGTCCTATCACCACAGCGTTGGGCTCGGACGTGTCCAGACCTGCAATATACACCTTGTCTGTTATACATTGTATCCTAGCACGCACACTAAGACACACTgccgccctcctctcccagtcctATCCCTCGCCTGAGAAGTCCTCCAGAGCGCTGTCCTCCACTAGCAGCAGGGGgcgctctctcctctgctccagcagGCGACGTGCCGCGCTCAGCGAGGTGAAGATCTCCCGCTCCTCCAGGTCAAAGTTCAGCCGTTGCAGCCGCTCCAAAAGGCTCCGCCTACACTCCTTGGTGGTGTTGGTCACAAACTTCACGGCCACTGAGGACTGACGTAACCTGCTGAGCCGAAGAGGAGGACGACAGCTTCAGCCTGTTAGAGGAAGTAAGGGCTAGGATATTTAGTAGGGAGGATAGAGGCTAAGTTATAGGGCCTGGGGTATAGCCCATTGTGAAggtaaaagaaaaaaggagtaTGGAGTTAGGGGCAGTATGGGTCAGAAGAGGACCAGGTCACCTGCGGAGGGCTTCCTGGGCCCCGGGAACAGCACAGTCCTCTACATGGAGTGTTCCGCTTAGGTCAATTAGCACCGCCTTTAACGCCCGTCTGCTCGCCATGGCAGCACTTTCCTACAGTCACAATTAGAATATAAAACCCCAGCCACAGACATTCCACATAGACTACCTCCACACCAGCCACACACTGTAGCAAGGACTACGCACTGATCGCTCCGATAATGGCAGCTATTCATTGCTCtgagagcagtttcaggccTGCAGACAGTACACAGTAAATACTACTTTATTTTGATAATCATAATTCACTTTCTTTATCATAATTCACATGAGATGGAATAGGGGGATTATTTCTGGTGAGCGGTATCTCTGGTACGATGCCCTGCGTGACGCTACAATACCCGGAGCTCTTTTACTTATGAATGCTAGATTCTGTCATGTAGTTATAAATCTGGCACAATTAACACTGAGCTCAGCACTGTGAACCCTTATTCAACCGACTGAACACTAAATCTGGTTCATGATATGTACGTGACATTATTGGAAAGATTTTAGTTAAAGTGTTGCCAACTGGGAGTGTTATGTGGCATAGATTGTATCAGTCTGGATTGATCGGAGCTCGGATCAGACTATATGACCAAAGCGGCCAGGACATAAAAAGGAAAAATACTTAACACATCGCTATAAACACATTGAACTAGAAAATCGGCCTGTCTTTTGAAAGTCACAGCttgtagctagccagctagctaacgctagctttAAGTATAACGTTAGCTTGTAGCAGAACCCGACAGAACATGTGAAGTTAGTTTGTAGTCGTACTGTAGGCTTGATGAACCAACGTTAACCAGACTTAATAGtaatactattattattattattactatacaGATAAGACGATACTATATCTAGAACTGAGGGTCTGAAGTGCCTAGGCTACAAGTAAAACCTAACCCCGAATTAAGGTAGGAAGAGCCAGTACGAGTGCTAGAAACATTTCCAAATCAATTACAGCAGTGTCAGGCAGTGCTAGAAATCTAGCTAACTGATAAATAACAGACAATAGCTATATTCCGACGAATGTATGCAGTATTGAAGAAGTGCCAGGAACATTTTCTTGCTATATAACGGAGTAAAACTATTTGAATGACCTAGCTACCTCTTCTGGGCGTGGTGTTTGTTGTGTTTAGGGTCTTCTGAGAAAGCTGTCTGTAGATATGCCTATTAGTTCTTATTGTCTAATGTGAATTGTGAAATTGCTTTGAATGATAAATGAAACAATGGTTACGTACTCGCGAAAATATGTACTAGTCACTTAGTGAGagtgacacgcacacaaattcATACGCACCCACGCACACTCCCCATGATTCGTCCAATATATTAATCATTTAAGGCGATTTACAGAATAATCATTCATTAAAAGAAAAACATATGTAGCCTATCTCAATAACAACTCACAGATGGATCATATTTGCATGTATTTTTGCATTAATCGATTTAATATAGCAGAAAGTATTATCAAAGCTAAAAAACCTCTTTCGCACGTTGCCAATCCACACCCAAAGCCTCTTTCAGTCACTAATTCTACATCAAAATAACAGTAGGCTATTGCTAAATATTATTCTCTGATGTTTTGCTGTTATACAAATGTTACACTCATACATTCCTAACCCCTAGCCAACAATATTCAATTAAACCGTTTGCACTTGTTACCAAACTATTGTCCACTGTAAGCCCCTGCTCCCGTCGTGTGAAGCGCCCCTTGTACTGATCAGGGAaggccttccatctctctcctcgtgTGAAGTCTCCCTAATGCCCCATCATCACTTAAAGTCACACTATCTTGAGCTAAGATTAAGTCACGCTAATCTAAGATAAAACGGCTTTATACCATTAATCCCACCGATAAACATATGGTATTAATTctgtcaaaaaaaaaatcccttaCTTCGTGTATTTAGGTCCAAACTACCGTTAATAAAAACGTTTTCCCAGGACCACTGGCAAACACTGCCTCTAATACGGGCACCAATGGAGATTATGAGAAGGGGTTGTTTGTCTGTGCCACGGATCCCCTGGTTGAAATAAATACAGACAGGTTTGTTTCAGACAAACATTGTATATGATGTGGATCATGAAGGAATTAAAGCGCTTGTCCTTTCAGCTCACATACGTGTTTAGCCTACTGCGTAGGCCTACAAACAATATAAAAgtttaaaaacatttatagtgGCCAACGCATGCTTAATACACACTTCACTTTTCCAAACCCTGTTATGTACTGCAGATTGTCAGAACATTTAAGTAGGTTATACGTTCTTGTTTATAGATTCTTGTCCAGATTATGAACTGTTTCAGACAAACATTAGATGTGGCAAGGACCGTGAATTAAAGCATTGGTCTTTTCAACACATAGGCTACGTGTTTATTGCATACAAACAAGTATAACACATTAAAAAACATTTAGTTGCAAATGCTTATACTTACTAATAAACATTTCACTTTCCCAAAACCTGATGTCATGTTGCCCTACTCCAGGAGAGGTATCGGAATATTCAGACCAGTCTAACAGAGCTACTTGTCCCATTCATTTACACTATAATATGTAGAGTTAAATATCCTACAAATAAAAAACGCTTAAAAATGTGTGTACAGTTTGTCATGGTGCTTTAGTCTTTCACATGGTATGAGTAGCCTAATCCTTATGTTGCATTGGCATCGTTAATCGTGATCAGTAGGCTACTGATCGTGATGCTCCTATCTCGGAGGTGTGTAAACACCGGTGTGTCCGGCTAATATCACTGTTTTTCTCCAGTCTCGGTTAGTTCTGTCAGATAACTGGACCAGTTATGTCAGAGTGGCTTGGATTTTGGTTCTTGGAAGGTGTCCGAGTCCATGGCTGGAAGGATCAGCCGAACAGCAGCAGAAGAACGATGCAGACTGAATTCACTAAAATCAGCGGCACTGAAATCAGACACAGAAAATTTAGAATAACCAGTCTGCTTTGTTGTGCTGATGATATTGCCGTAAGAAGTGAAGACCTTACGTTGACGAATTTATCATACCTCTCATAACAGTTTTGACAGAACGAATCAGGATCAGAAGTTGAGCGTTTATCGATGGGTCATCGCCAAACCCTCCGGTGCCATGTTGCGCACTCCACCCAACTGATGACAGAGAAGGCTCAGTTAGGTCTAACAACAAGATTGGCTATGTCTAGGTCTAGGACGTTAAACCTGGCTAACTTACATGCAACGCAGGGTTTCCGAGTTTTTAATTCAATGCATTTTAAGTAAATCTGCAGGAGAACTGTACAAAACCCATATCTAATTTTTCCTTACAGCCCAGAGGCTCTATATCCAGCTACAAATCTCTAGTTAGCGGCAAACAAGGATGCATTCTGTCAGCTTTACAAGCTATCTATCTACGGTTTTGATGGCAAATGCAAACAAAACACACTTCTCACGTTTACAAACTCGCTTACTTTTGCTAAGGAACCTTTCTTCATGTAACACTGCAACAGCATTGACACAGAGAATAGCCGTTTGGATGAGAGCATAGAATGTAAACGCCATGCTGGCAACTTTGTTTCTCCTCCTTCAGAAGCTCTGACAACTCGAGCATCTGGTGACGACAATTTTGTGCGCCCCGAGATGTATtgcatttttattattttattttttcagagCATAGATGACACAATTTTGGGGCCTGTTTCAGGTCCATTATTCCCTGACTGCATTTTATGATATGTAATGAAGCACATGCGTTCAAATATTATATAGACTTTTTATTTATCCACATAAATAGTAGAGAAACTACAAGAACATATTTCAATACATTTGCATTAACCTTTTTGTAATAATAGCATTATTGATTTTGTGTTTCATGTTAATTTCTCCATTTACATCCTCTAAACAGGGAGACATAAGAGCTTGCGCTTCAACGCTCTGAAACATAAATTCAACGCATCGTTTTCTTATATACATTCGGTACATTTTTTGAGACTAGAACCAGGAGGCTGGTTCAGTCAGactgagacaaacacacacgcacacacacacacacagacacacacaagagggagggagggggtggtggcatCACTGTACAGaaacatcattatcatcattatcatgtaGGAGAGACATCAGACGgccaaggtgtgtgtctgtgttggtccagggcgggggggcgggggcggagggggtCTAGGACAGTTCATG of the Osmerus eperlanus chromosome 14, fOsmEpe2.1, whole genome shotgun sequence genome contains:
- the katnal2 gene encoding katanin p60 ATPase-containing subunit A-like 2; the protein is MELSYQAIKTANQAREADELRTETRRRNILILIYHHLTQQGYMDAARTLDQETSVGLRRFEVCDNVDLETVLMEYESYYYIKFQKHPKLTKKVLEPVESRQPRSCGKKRTPCTVVPPLPRIGSSRRPQSGVKKESKMVAKETSKPSSGNGHYSPPESCDFGLNVSSIPRNGAGEGPLPRKAQLIDYRGLIQDALKGAAADMAPLSCPPDPMERLLKPISALSGMNSEMKELAAIISRDIYLNNPNVHWDDIIGLQAAKRLVKEAVVYPIKYPQLFTGILSPWKGLLLFGPPGTGKTLLAKAVATECNTTFFNISASSIVSKWRGDSEKLVRVLFELARYHAPSTIFLDELESVMGQRTGQGGEHEGSRRMKTELLVQMDGLARSDDLVFVLAASNLPWELDHAMLRRLEKRILVGLPSCPARQAMISHWLPPVSCTGGVELRTDLTYEMLAQETEGYSGSDIRLVCKEAAMRPVRKIFDALESHQEGKSDMPVIELETVTTEDFLEVITHSKPSARSLTDRYSAWETEYESV
- the hdhd2 gene encoding haloacid dehalogenase-like hydrolase domain-containing protein 2, with translation MASRRALKAVLIDLSGTLHVEDCAVPGAQEALRSRLRQSSVAVKFVTNTTKECRRSLLERLQRLNFDLEEREIFTSLSAARRLLEQRRERPLLLVEDSALEDFSGLDTSEPNAVVIGLAPEHFNYQTLNKAFRLVLEGASLIAIHKARYYRRQDGLALGPGPFVAGLEYATERQAEVVGKPEQSFFLEALRELGCSPEDAIMIGDDARDDVGGAQKAGMKGILVKTGKYREGDEKISPPPYLTCDDFVQAVDHILHHLV
- the ier3ip1 gene encoding immediate early response 3-interacting protein 1, which produces MAFTFYALIQTAILCVNAVAVLHEERFLSKIGWSAQHGTGGFGDDPSINAQLLILIRSVKTVMRVPLILVNSVCIVLLLLFG